From one Parambassis ranga chromosome 5, fParRan2.1, whole genome shotgun sequence genomic stretch:
- the stx16 gene encoding syntaxin-16 isoform X4: MATRRLTDAFLLMRNNAIQNRQILAEQLADDRMALVSGISLDPEAAIGVTKKLPPKWIEGVDEIQYEITRIRQKMKDLALLHDKHMNRPTLDDSSEEEHAIEITTQEITQMFHRCQRAVTGLQSRCGHCTEQEERLLRNVVASLAQSLQDLSTNFRHTQSGYLKRMKNREERSKHFFDSGPLMEEDEDLAIYDKGFTDDQLMLVEQNTVLVEEREREIRQIVQSISDLNEVFRDLAGMVVEQGTVLDRIDFNVEQACVKTDDGLKQLQKAEQYQKKNRKMLIILILFVIVIVLIIILFGTKF; the protein is encoded by the exons ATGGCCACTAGGCGTCTGACCGATGCCTTCTTGTTAATGCGGAACAATGCAATCCAAAACCGGCAGATATTGGCTGAGCAA tTGGCAGATGATCGAATGGCACTGGTGTCTGGGATCAGTCTGGACCCTGAAGCTGCCATTGGAGTCACCAAGAAGCTGCCTCCAAAATGGATAGAGGGGGTTGATGAG ATCCAGTATGAAATCACACGGATTCGACAGAAGATGAAGGACCTTGCTTTGCTTCATGACAAGCACATGAACCGTCCCACACTGGATGATAGCAGTGAAGAGGAGCACGCTATAGAAATCACAACTCAGGAGATCACACAG ATGTTTCACCGATGTCAGCGAGCTGTGACCGGTTTGCAGTCTCGCTGTGGACACTGCAccgagcaggaggagaggctgctAAGGAACGTGGTCGCCTCTCTGGCACAGAGCCTGCAGGACCTGTCCACCAACTTCAGGCACACACAGTCCGGCTACCTAAAAC GTATGAAGAATCGTGAGGAGCGATCAAAGCACTTTTTTGACTCGGGGCCTTTAATGGAAGAAGATGAAGATTTGGCTATTTATGACAAG GGCTTCACAGACGATCAGCTGATGCTGGTGGAGCAGAACACAGTTCTAGTTGAAGAACGAGAGCGGGAGATCAGACAGATAGTGCAGTCCATCTCAGATCTAAATGAGGTTTTCCGGGACTTGGCTGGCATGGTGGTGGAGCAG GGCACCGTTCTGGACAGAATTGACTTCAATGTGGAGCAAGCTTGTGTTAAAACAGACGATGGACTGAAACAGTTACAAAAG GCGGAACAGtaccagaagaagaacagaaagaTGCTGATCATTTTGATCCTCTTTGTCATAGTCATTGTTCTAATTATTATTCTTTTTGGAACCAAGTTTTAA
- the stx16 gene encoding syntaxin-16 isoform X3: MATRRLTDAFLLMRNNAIQNRQILAEQELDELADDRMALVSGISLDPEAAIGVTKKLPPKWIEGVDEIQYEITRIRQKMKDLALLHDKHMNRPTLDDSSEEEHAIEITTQEITQMFHRCQRAVTGLQSRCGHCTEQEERLLRNVVASLAQSLQDLSTNFRHTQSGYLKRMKNREERSKHFFDSGPLMEEDEDLAIYDKGFTDDQLMLVEQNTVLVEEREREIRQIVQSISDLNEVFRDLAGMVVEQGTVLDRIDFNVEQACVKTDDGLKQLQKAEQYQKKNRKMLIILILFVIVIVLIIILFGTKF; the protein is encoded by the exons ATGGCCACTAGGCGTCTGACCGATGCCTTCTTGTTAATGCGGAACAATGCAATCCAAAACCGGCAGATATTGGCTGAGCAA GAGCTTGATGAG tTGGCAGATGATCGAATGGCACTGGTGTCTGGGATCAGTCTGGACCCTGAAGCTGCCATTGGAGTCACCAAGAAGCTGCCTCCAAAATGGATAGAGGGGGTTGATGAG ATCCAGTATGAAATCACACGGATTCGACAGAAGATGAAGGACCTTGCTTTGCTTCATGACAAGCACATGAACCGTCCCACACTGGATGATAGCAGTGAAGAGGAGCACGCTATAGAAATCACAACTCAGGAGATCACACAG ATGTTTCACCGATGTCAGCGAGCTGTGACCGGTTTGCAGTCTCGCTGTGGACACTGCAccgagcaggaggagaggctgctAAGGAACGTGGTCGCCTCTCTGGCACAGAGCCTGCAGGACCTGTCCACCAACTTCAGGCACACACAGTCCGGCTACCTAAAAC GTATGAAGAATCGTGAGGAGCGATCAAAGCACTTTTTTGACTCGGGGCCTTTAATGGAAGAAGATGAAGATTTGGCTATTTATGACAAG GGCTTCACAGACGATCAGCTGATGCTGGTGGAGCAGAACACAGTTCTAGTTGAAGAACGAGAGCGGGAGATCAGACAGATAGTGCAGTCCATCTCAGATCTAAATGAGGTTTTCCGGGACTTGGCTGGCATGGTGGTGGAGCAG GGCACCGTTCTGGACAGAATTGACTTCAATGTGGAGCAAGCTTGTGTTAAAACAGACGATGGACTGAAACAGTTACAAAAG GCGGAACAGtaccagaagaagaacagaaagaTGCTGATCATTTTGATCCTCTTTGTCATAGTCATTGTTCTAATTATTATTCTTTTTGGAACCAAGTTTTAA
- the stx16 gene encoding syntaxin-16 isoform X2, with amino-acid sequence MATRRLTDAFLLMRNNAIQNRQILAEQVSTYDPRLSTRSNAALADDRMALVSGISLDPEAAIGVTKKLPPKWIEGVDEIQYEITRIRQKMKDLALLHDKHMNRPTLDDSSEEEHAIEITTQEITQMFHRCQRAVTGLQSRCGHCTEQEERLLRNVVASLAQSLQDLSTNFRHTQSGYLKRMKNREERSKHFFDSGPLMEEDEDLAIYDKGFTDDQLMLVEQNTVLVEEREREIRQIVQSISDLNEVFRDLAGMVVEQGTVLDRIDFNVEQACVKTDDGLKQLQKAEQYQKKNRKMLIILILFVIVIVLIIILFGTKF; translated from the exons ATGGCCACTAGGCGTCTGACCGATGCCTTCTTGTTAATGCGGAACAATGCAATCCAAAACCGGCAGATATTGGCTGAGCAAGTGAGTACATACGACCCCCGTCTGAGTACACGTAGCAATGCTGCG tTGGCAGATGATCGAATGGCACTGGTGTCTGGGATCAGTCTGGACCCTGAAGCTGCCATTGGAGTCACCAAGAAGCTGCCTCCAAAATGGATAGAGGGGGTTGATGAG ATCCAGTATGAAATCACACGGATTCGACAGAAGATGAAGGACCTTGCTTTGCTTCATGACAAGCACATGAACCGTCCCACACTGGATGATAGCAGTGAAGAGGAGCACGCTATAGAAATCACAACTCAGGAGATCACACAG ATGTTTCACCGATGTCAGCGAGCTGTGACCGGTTTGCAGTCTCGCTGTGGACACTGCAccgagcaggaggagaggctgctAAGGAACGTGGTCGCCTCTCTGGCACAGAGCCTGCAGGACCTGTCCACCAACTTCAGGCACACACAGTCCGGCTACCTAAAAC GTATGAAGAATCGTGAGGAGCGATCAAAGCACTTTTTTGACTCGGGGCCTTTAATGGAAGAAGATGAAGATTTGGCTATTTATGACAAG GGCTTCACAGACGATCAGCTGATGCTGGTGGAGCAGAACACAGTTCTAGTTGAAGAACGAGAGCGGGAGATCAGACAGATAGTGCAGTCCATCTCAGATCTAAATGAGGTTTTCCGGGACTTGGCTGGCATGGTGGTGGAGCAG GGCACCGTTCTGGACAGAATTGACTTCAATGTGGAGCAAGCTTGTGTTAAAACAGACGATGGACTGAAACAGTTACAAAAG GCGGAACAGtaccagaagaagaacagaaagaTGCTGATCATTTTGATCCTCTTTGTCATAGTCATTGTTCTAATTATTATTCTTTTTGGAACCAAGTTTTAA
- the stx16 gene encoding syntaxin-16 isoform X1 gives MATRRLTDAFLLMRNNAIQNRQILAEQVSTYDPRLSTRSNAAELDELADDRMALVSGISLDPEAAIGVTKKLPPKWIEGVDEIQYEITRIRQKMKDLALLHDKHMNRPTLDDSSEEEHAIEITTQEITQMFHRCQRAVTGLQSRCGHCTEQEERLLRNVVASLAQSLQDLSTNFRHTQSGYLKRMKNREERSKHFFDSGPLMEEDEDLAIYDKGFTDDQLMLVEQNTVLVEEREREIRQIVQSISDLNEVFRDLAGMVVEQGTVLDRIDFNVEQACVKTDDGLKQLQKAEQYQKKNRKMLIILILFVIVIVLIIILFGTKF, from the exons ATGGCCACTAGGCGTCTGACCGATGCCTTCTTGTTAATGCGGAACAATGCAATCCAAAACCGGCAGATATTGGCTGAGCAAGTGAGTACATACGACCCCCGTCTGAGTACACGTAGCAATGCTGCG GAGCTTGATGAG tTGGCAGATGATCGAATGGCACTGGTGTCTGGGATCAGTCTGGACCCTGAAGCTGCCATTGGAGTCACCAAGAAGCTGCCTCCAAAATGGATAGAGGGGGTTGATGAG ATCCAGTATGAAATCACACGGATTCGACAGAAGATGAAGGACCTTGCTTTGCTTCATGACAAGCACATGAACCGTCCCACACTGGATGATAGCAGTGAAGAGGAGCACGCTATAGAAATCACAACTCAGGAGATCACACAG ATGTTTCACCGATGTCAGCGAGCTGTGACCGGTTTGCAGTCTCGCTGTGGACACTGCAccgagcaggaggagaggctgctAAGGAACGTGGTCGCCTCTCTGGCACAGAGCCTGCAGGACCTGTCCACCAACTTCAGGCACACACAGTCCGGCTACCTAAAAC GTATGAAGAATCGTGAGGAGCGATCAAAGCACTTTTTTGACTCGGGGCCTTTAATGGAAGAAGATGAAGATTTGGCTATTTATGACAAG GGCTTCACAGACGATCAGCTGATGCTGGTGGAGCAGAACACAGTTCTAGTTGAAGAACGAGAGCGGGAGATCAGACAGATAGTGCAGTCCATCTCAGATCTAAATGAGGTTTTCCGGGACTTGGCTGGCATGGTGGTGGAGCAG GGCACCGTTCTGGACAGAATTGACTTCAATGTGGAGCAAGCTTGTGTTAAAACAGACGATGGACTGAAACAGTTACAAAAG GCGGAACAGtaccagaagaagaacagaaagaTGCTGATCATTTTGATCCTCTTTGTCATAGTCATTGTTCTAATTATTATTCTTTTTGGAACCAAGTTTTAA
- the LOC114436460 gene encoding EEF1A lysine methyltransferase 3-like, producing the protein MTSAAEDEDPFPVEDCLFSETFSNDAVYVLMGEELNIRQVYGANLGVAAPVWEAALHLCRYFEEQSVQLKGKRVIELGAGTGVVGIMAARLGAEVTLTDLPVALSHLEANVFANKPSSGWPSAPPTVLSLSWGKDHVNFCSDWDLVLCADIIYLPETYPLLVETLAHLCHNGATAYLSSKMRKEHGTPAFYEEFLPSRFNVELVQRDDKQNNNIYRASLRADQ; encoded by the exons ATGACCTCCGCTGCTGAAGACGAGGACCCGTTCCCGGTTGAGGACTGCCTGTTCTCGGAGACATTTTCTAATGATGCTGTGTACGTCCTGATGGGCGAAGAGCTGAACATAAGACAGGTGTACGGTGCAAACCTCGGCGTGGCTGCTCCGGTCTGGGAAGCT GCGCTACATCTGTGCCGATACTTCGAGGAGCAGTCGGTGCAGCTGAAGGGGAAACGCGTCATAGAGCTGGGAGCAGGCACCGGGGTGGTCGGTATCATGGCGGCTCGTCTGG GTGCAGAGGTGACCCTCACCGACCTTCCTGTGGCTCTTTCACACCTTGAAGCCAACGTCTTTGCCAACAAGCCCTCTAGTGGTTGGCCTTCTGCCCCTCccactgtcctctctctgtcctgggGGAAGGACCACGTGAACTTCTGCTCTGACTGGGATCTGGTGCTCTGTGCAGATATAATTTACCTCCCAGAGACGTACCCGCTGCTGGTGGAGACGCTGGCTCACCTGTGTCATAACGGAGCCACGGCCTATCTCTCATCCAAAATGCGAAAAGAGCACGGGACTCCAGCTTTCTACGAGGAGTTTCTGCCAAGCAGATTTAATGTGGAGCTTGTGCAGCGCgatgacaaacaaaacaataatatttacagagCGTCTCTGAGAGCAGACCAGTGA
- the cnpy2 gene encoding protein canopy homolog 2, producing the protein MREAASLLTPCVVVCLLLSCSQAARQGQDVRCGACRALVDEMEWAISQIDPKKMIQTGSFRINPDGSQSIREIPLARSEGNLLELMESVCERMEDYGEHTDSATNRKSYIRIKSRSGEAMDLSEATLDSRVTASLKFACETIVEQYEDELIEFFAHEKDNVKDKLCSKRTDLCDHALKMPHDEL; encoded by the exons ATGAGGGAAGCTGCTTCACTGCTCACACCGTGTGTGGTGGTGTGTCTCCTCCTGAGCTGCAGCCAGGCGGCCAGACAGGGACAGGACGTCAGGTGTGGAG cctgCAGGGCTCTGGTAGATGAGATGGAGTGGGCCATTTCCCAGATAGATCCCAAGAAAATGATCCAGACCGGATCCTTCAGGATCAACCCGGACGGCAGCCAGTCCATCAGGGag ATTCCTCTGGCTCGCTCAGAGGGAAACCTCTTGGAGCtgatggagagtgtgtgtgagaggatggAGGACTATGGTGAGCATACAGATTCtgccacaaacaggaagtcttacATCAGGATCAAGTCTCGCAGCGGTGAGGCCATGGACCTTTCAGAGGCCACGCTGGACTCCAGAGTTACAGCCAGTTTGAAGTTTGCA TGTGAAACGATTGTTGAACAATATGAAGATGAACTCATTGAATTCTTTGCTCATGAAAAAGACAACGTTAAAGACAAACTTTGCAGCAAGAGGACAG ACCTCTGTGACCATGCTTTAAAGATGCCCCATGATGAACTTTAA